In Arvicola amphibius chromosome 1, mArvAmp1.2, whole genome shotgun sequence, one DNA window encodes the following:
- the Pdcl2 gene encoding phosducin-like protein 2, whose translation MNLAQLKEAEDEFDEEDIKAIEIYREKRLQEWKALKKKQKFGELREISGNQYVNEVTNAEKDLWVVIHLYRSSVPMCLLVNQHLSLLARKFPETKFLKAIVNSCIEHYHDNCLPTIFVYKNGQIEGKFIGIIECGGINLKLEELEWKLSEVGAIQTDLEENPKKGIADMMVSSIRNISIHDSDSSNSDNDAK comes from the exons ATGAACCTTGCACAGTTGAAAGAAGCTGAGGATGAATTTGATGAAGAAGACATAAAAGCTATTGAAATATATAG AGAAAAACGATTACAGGAATGGAAAGCacttaagaagaaacaaaaatttggGGAATTGAGAGAAATTTCTGGGAATCAGTATGTGAATGAAGTTACAAATGCAGAAAAGGATTTGTGGGTTGTAATTCATCTGTACAGATCAAG CGTCCCCATGTGCTTGTTGGTTAACCAGCATCTTAGCCTCCTAGCAAGAAAGTTCCCAGAAACTAAATTCCTTAAAGCCATCGTGAATAGCTGCATTGAACACTACCATGACAACTGTTTGCCAacaatttttgtttataaaaatggtCAGATAGAAGGCAAATTCATTGGAATTATAGAATGTGGAGGGATAAATCTCAAGCTAGAag AACTTGAATGGAAACTATCAGAAGTTGGTGCAATACAGACTGACTTGGAAGAAAACCCCAAAAAAGGCATTGCAGATATGATGGTGTCTTCAATTAGAAACATTTCCATTCATGACAGTGACAGCTCCAACAGTGATAATGATGCCAAGTAG